In Molothrus aeneus isolate 106 chromosome 3, BPBGC_Maene_1.0, whole genome shotgun sequence, a single genomic region encodes these proteins:
- the PLN gene encoding cardiac phospholamban has product MEKVQHMTRSALRRASTIEVNPQARQRLQELFVNFCLILICLLLICIIVMLL; this is encoded by the coding sequence ATGGAGAAGGTCCAACACATGACCCGCTCCGCTCTGAGGAGAGCCTCAACTATTGAGGTCAACCCACAAGCACGCCAAAGGCTCCAAGAGCTCTTTGTGAATTTCTGCCTGATTCTAATTTGCCTCTTGCTGATCTGTATCATAGTGATGCTTCTCTGA